One region of Citrus sinensis cultivar Valencia sweet orange chromosome 6, DVS_A1.0, whole genome shotgun sequence genomic DNA includes:
- the LOC102613087 gene encoding uncharacterized protein LOC102613087: MIALKAIQTALTPTAHLLFHTRRLTGTRTSFVSLCKSKDSESEESPSEGDIKKQELLARIAMLQAQKVRLTDYLDERSAYLTQFAEEANAEFDKIGEDALKGLDEASSRIMENIESQMQAFEESAEENRMEIEENDSKLAEFQGQMEEDRNDGLFFKSLGQKKPVGKAKATEEVKKIKEITTESAGSKTRRNIYLAFIGLLVIGIADSFISSSDWRKVAVLGAILVPLLLQFLHEQGMLSETEKRGHEKPDREKK; this comes from the exons atgattgCCCTCAAAGCTATTCAAACAGCCTTAACCCCAACTGCACATTTACTTTTCCACACACGAAGACTTACAGGCACAAGAACTTCATTTGTGTCCCTCTGCAAGTCCAAAGATTCTGAGTCTGAAGAATCCCCATCCGAAGgagatattaaaaaacaagAGCTGCTGGCAAGAATTGCAATGCTTCAAGCTCAAAAAGTTCGTCTCACGGACTATTTGGATGAAAGATCAGCTTATCTAACTCAATTTGCCGAAGAAGCCAATGCTGAGTTCGACAAAATTGGAGAGGATGCTCTCAAAGGACTAGACGAAGCTAGCTCTCGG ATAATGGAGAATATAGAGTCTCAAATGCAAGCCTTTGAAGAATCTGCAGAAGAGAACAGAATGGAGattgaagaaaatgatagcAAGTTAGCAGAGTTCCAAGGTCAAATGGAAGAAGACCGGAACGACGGGCTGTTCTTTAAAAGCCTAGGGCAGAAAAAGCCGGTGGGAAAAGCAAAAGCTACAGAGGAAGTGAAGAAGATAAAAGAGATTACTACAGAAAGCGCAGGATCAAAAACCAGGCGGAATATTTACCTAGCTTTCATTGGTCTGCTAGTCATTGGAATTGCTGATTCTTTCATCTCTTCATCCGATTGGAGAAAAGTTGCTGTTCTGGGAGCAATATTAGTGCctttgcttcttcagttcctCCATGAGCAGGGGATGCTGTCAGAAACAGAAAAACGAGGACATGAAAAACCTGACCGAGAAAAGAAATGA
- the LOC102613675 gene encoding protein NRT1/ PTR FAMILY 8.1-like isoform X2 has product MPLYSRPFISGNECCERLAYYGMSTNLVNYLQKQLNQGNVTASNNVTNWSGTCYITPLIGAFLADSYMGRFWTIASFSIIYCLGMTLLTLTASVSGLKPSCDKDACHPTGAQTAVTFVALYLIALGTGGIKPCVSSFGADQFDETDDGEREKKSSFFNWFYLSINIGALVASSVLVWIQMNVGWGWGFGIPAVAMAIAVVFFFSGSRLYRIQKPGGSPLTRIMQVIVASFRKSNVVVPADKSLLYETADEECNIQGSRKLESTSKFKFFDKAAVETQTDRVKGSADPWRLCTVTQVEELKAIIRLLPVWASGIVFATVYSQMSTMFVLQGNTMDQHMGPNFKIPSASLSLFDTLSVIFWAPVYDIVIVPFARKFTGHERGFTQLQRMGIGLLISIFSMVAAGILEVVRLNIVKRNNYYDLETIPMTIFWQVPQYFIVGCAEVFTFIGQLEFFYDQAPDAMRSLCSALSLTTVAVGNYLSTLLVTIVTKVTTRNGKLGWIPDNLNRGHLDYFYWLLAILSVLNFLVYLWIAKWFTYKKATGRAN; this is encoded by the exons ATGCCGCTTTATTCTCG ACCCTTTATTTCAGGAAATGAATGTTGTGAGAGGCTGGCTTATTATGGGATGAGTACCAATCTGGTGAACTATCTCCAGAAGCAGCTCAATCAAGGAAATGTCACTGCATCAAACAATGTCACGAATTGGTCAGGAACCTGCTATATTACTCCATTGATTGGAGCATTTCTAGCTGATTCGTACATGGGTAGATTTTGGACCATTGCCAGTTTTTCAATCATCTATTGCCTT GGAATGACATTGTTAACATTGACTGCTTCTGTCTCTGGATTAAAACCATCATGTGACAAGGATGCCTGCCACCCAACAGGGGCGCAAACAGCAGTCACTTTTGTTGCACTTTACTTGATTGCTCTTGGGACTGGAGGCATTAAGCCATGTGTCTCATCCTTTGGTGCAGATCAATTTGATGAAACTGATGATGGTGAGAGGGAGAAGAAGAgctctttttttaattggttttACCTTTCAATCAATATTGGTGCACTTGTTGCTTCCTCTGTTCTTGTGTGGATACAAATGAATGTGGGCTGGGGTTGGGGTTTCGGAATCCCGGCAGTTGCGATGGCCATTGCAGTTGTGTTTTTCTTCTCAGGCAGTCGGTTGTATCGGATACAGAAACCTGGTGGCAGTCCGCTTACAAGGATAATGCAGGTTATAGTTGCATCGTTTAGGAAATCGAATGTTGTAGTTCCTGCTGATAAGTCTCTTCTTTATGAGACCGCAGATGAGGAATGCAATATCCAAGGAAGCCGCAAACTTGAGTCCACGAGCAAATTCAA GTTCTTTGACAAGGCTGCTGTGGAGACTCAGACTGATCGAGTCAAGGGTTCGGCAGACCCATGGAGACTCTGCACGGTGACTCAAGTTGAAGAGCTCAAGGCCATAATCAGATTGCTACCAGTATGGGCATCTGGAATTGTTTTTGCAACTGTGTACAGTCAAATGAGCACGATGTTTGTTTTGCAAGGCAACACAATGGACCAACACATGGGACCCAACTTCAAGATTCCATCAGCGTCCCTCTCCCTCTTTGACACTCTCAGTGTAATCTTCTGGGCTCCTGTATATGACATAGTTATTGTCCCATTCGCAAGAAAATTCACAGGCCATGAACGGGGTTTCACCCAACTTCAACGGATGGGCATTGGACTTCTCATCTCCATATTCTCCATGGTTGCTGCCGGGATTTTGGAGGTTGTTCGTCTCAACATAGTAAAGAGGAACAACTACTATGATCTTGAGACAATTCCAATGACGATTTTCTGGCAAGTACCACAGTATTTTATTGTTGGATGTGCTGAAGTTTTTACTTTCATTGGACAGTTGGAATTCTTCTATGACCAGGCACCTGATGCTATGAGAAGCTTGTGCTCGGCTCTATCACTTACAACTGTGGCAGTAGGCAACTACTTAAGTACGCTGCTGGTTACCATTGTCACCAAAGTGACCACAAGGAATGGAAAGCTTGGCTGGATTCCAGATAATTTGAATCGGGGCCATCTTGATTATTTCTACTGGCTCCTCGCTATCCTCAGCGTGTTGAATTTCCTTGTGTACCTATGGATTGCAAAGTGGTTTACCTACAAGAAGGCTACTGGACGTGCAAATTGA
- the LOC107177471 gene encoding pentatricopeptide repeat-containing protein At3g09060, protein MVISAKRLLNLLKAEKNPHTALALFDSATREPGYAHSPHLFHHILRRLIDPKLVVHVSRILELIEIQKCYCPEDVALSVIQAYGKNSMPDKALDVFQRMNEIFGCEAGVRSYNALLNAFVESKQWDRAESFISYFETAGISPNLQTFNILIKILCRKRQFEKAKRFLNSLWEKGLKPDVYSYGTVINGLVKSGDLLGALAVFDEMFERGVETNVVCYNILIDGFFKKGDYMRAKEIWERLVMETSVYPNVVTYNVMINGLCKCGRFDECLEMWDRMKKNEREKDSFTYCSFIHGLCKAGNVEGAERVYREMVESGIFVDAVTYNAMIDGFCRAGKIKECFELWEVMGRKGCLNVVSYNILIRGLLENGKVDEAISIWELLREKNCNADSTTHGVLINGLCKNGYLNKAIQILNEVEEGGGDLDVFAFTSMIDGLCKEGRLADAASLVNRMDKHGCKLNAYTCNSLMNGFIQASKLENAIFLFKEMSRKGCSPTVVSYNTLINGLCKVERFGEAYGFVKEMLEKGWKPDMITYSLLINGLCQSKKIDVALKLWCQFLQKGFTPDVTMYNILIHGLCSAGKVEDALQLYSNMKKRNCVPNLVTYNTLMDGLFKTGDCDKALEIWNHILEERLRPDIISYNITLKGLCSCSRMSDAFEFLNDALCRGILPTTITWHILVRAVMNNGAST, encoded by the coding sequence ATGGTCATTTCCGCGAAGCGACTCCTCAATCTCCTCAAGGCAGAGAAAAATCCTCACACCGCGCTCGCCCTGTTCGACTCAGCCACTCGCGAACCTGGTTACGCTCACTCGCCGCATCTGTTCCACCACATCCTCCGCCGACTCATCGACCCGAAACTCGTCGTCCACGTAAGCAGAATCTTGGAACTAATTGAAATCCAGAAATGCTATTGCCCTGAAGATGTTGCTTTATCAGTTATTCAAGCTTATGGCAAAAACTCAATGCCTGATAAAGCGCTTGATGTATTTCAACGAATGAACGAAATATTTGGGTGTGAGGCTGGTGTAAGATCGTACAATGCTTTGTTAAATGCTTTTGTTGAGTCGAAACAGTGGGACCGGGCTGAgtctttcatttcatattttgaaactgCTGGTATTTCACCAAATTTGcaaacttttaatattttgatcaaGATTCTGTGTAGAAAGAGACAGTTTGAGAAGGCAAAACGGTTCTTGAATTCGTTGTGGGAAAAGGGTTTGAAGCCTGATGTGTATAGTTATGGTACTGTGATCAATGGGTTGGTGAAAAGTGGGGATTTATTGGGTGCATTGGCGGTGTTCGATGAAATGTTTGAGAGAGGGGTGGAAACTAATGTCGTGTGTTACAATATTTTGATTGATGGGTTTTTTAAGAAGGGGGATTATATGAGAGCTAAGGAAATTTGGGAGAGGTTGGTAATGGAGACGTCGGTCTATCCAAATGTGGTTACTTATAATGTAATGATTAATGGTTTGTGTAAATGTGGAAGGTTTGATGAGTGTTTGGAAATGTGGGATAGGATGAAGAAGAATGAAAGAGAGAAGGATTCGTTTACTTACTGTAGTTTTATACATGGGTTGTGTAAGGCAGGGAATGTTGAAGGGGCTGAAAGGGTTTATAGAGAAATGGTAGAAAGTGGAATTTTTGTTGATGCGGTTACTTACAATGCTATGATTGATGGATTTTGTAGAGCGGGGAAGATTAAAGAGTGTTTTGAATTGTGGGAGGTGATGGGTAGGAAGGGTTGTCTCAATGTTGTGAGTTACAATATATTGATCAGAGGTTTATTAGAGAATGGGAAGGTGGATGAAGCTATTTCCATTTGGGAGCTCTTACGGGAGAAGAATTGTAATGCTGATTCCACCACTCATGGAGTTCTAATAAATGGATTGTGTAAGAATGGGTATTTGAATAAGGCAATTCAGATATTAAATGAGGTAGAAGAAGGAGGAGGTGATTTGGATGTGTTTGCATTTACCTCCATGATTGATGGGTTATGCAAAGAAGGGAGATTGGCTGATGCAGCCAGTTTAGTCAATCGGATGGATAAGCATGGTTGTAAATTGAATGCTTATACTTGTAATTCACTTATGAATGGGTTTATCCAAGCTTCAAAACTTGAGAAtgcaattttcctttttaaggaGATGAGCAGGAAGGGTTGTTCTCCAACTGTTGTCTCATATAACACTCTCATCAATGGTTTATGTAAGGTCGAAAGATTTGGTGAGGCATACGGTTTTGTGAAGGAAATGCTAGAGAAAGGGTGGAAGCCCGATATGATCACATATAGCTTGTTGATAAATGGCCTTTGTCAAAGCAAGAAGATTGACGTGGCTCTCAAATTGTGGTGCCAATTTCTTCAGAAGGGTTTTACACCTGATGTAACTATGTACAACATTTTAATACATGGTCTCTGCTCTGCTGGCAAAGTTGAAGATGCTTTGCAGCTCTATTCAAACATGAAGAAAAGGAACTGTGTTCCAAATCTTGTAACTTATAACACCCTTATGGACGGGCTTTTTAAGACTGGAGACTGTGATAAGGCATTGGAGATTTGGAATCATATTCTTGAAGAACGGCTGCGACCTGATATAATATCTTATAATATTACTCTCAAGGGGCTATGTTCCTGCAGTAGAATGTCAGATGCCTTTGAATTCCTGAATGATGCTTTGTGTCGTGGAATTCTTCCAACCACCATTACATGGCACATACTAGTGAGAGCAGTGATGAACAATGGGGCTTCAACATGA
- the LOC102613675 gene encoding protein NRT1/ PTR FAMILY 8.1-like isoform X1, which translates to MAEEDIYTKDGTVDIHKKPANKKKTGNWKACRFILGNECCERLAYYGMSTNLVNYLQKQLNQGNVTASNNVTNWSGTCYITPLIGAFLADSYMGRFWTIASFSIIYCLGMTLLTLTASVSGLKPSCDKDACHPTGAQTAVTFVALYLIALGTGGIKPCVSSFGADQFDETDDGEREKKSSFFNWFYLSINIGALVASSVLVWIQMNVGWGWGFGIPAVAMAIAVVFFFSGSRLYRIQKPGGSPLTRIMQVIVASFRKSNVVVPADKSLLYETADEECNIQGSRKLESTSKFKFFDKAAVETQTDRVKGSADPWRLCTVTQVEELKAIIRLLPVWASGIVFATVYSQMSTMFVLQGNTMDQHMGPNFKIPSASLSLFDTLSVIFWAPVYDIVIVPFARKFTGHERGFTQLQRMGIGLLISIFSMVAAGILEVVRLNIVKRNNYYDLETIPMTIFWQVPQYFIVGCAEVFTFIGQLEFFYDQAPDAMRSLCSALSLTTVAVGNYLSTLLVTIVTKVTTRNGKLGWIPDNLNRGHLDYFYWLLAILSVLNFLVYLWIAKWFTYKKATGRAN; encoded by the exons ATGGCAGAAGAAGATATCTATACGAAAGATGGGACTGTGGATATCCATAAAAAACCTGCTAATAAGAAGAAAACTGGAAATTGGAAGGCATGCCGCTTTATTCTCG GAAATGAATGTTGTGAGAGGCTGGCTTATTATGGGATGAGTACCAATCTGGTGAACTATCTCCAGAAGCAGCTCAATCAAGGAAATGTCACTGCATCAAACAATGTCACGAATTGGTCAGGAACCTGCTATATTACTCCATTGATTGGAGCATTTCTAGCTGATTCGTACATGGGTAGATTTTGGACCATTGCCAGTTTTTCAATCATCTATTGCCTT GGAATGACATTGTTAACATTGACTGCTTCTGTCTCTGGATTAAAACCATCATGTGACAAGGATGCCTGCCACCCAACAGGGGCGCAAACAGCAGTCACTTTTGTTGCACTTTACTTGATTGCTCTTGGGACTGGAGGCATTAAGCCATGTGTCTCATCCTTTGGTGCAGATCAATTTGATGAAACTGATGATGGTGAGAGGGAGAAGAAGAgctctttttttaattggttttACCTTTCAATCAATATTGGTGCACTTGTTGCTTCCTCTGTTCTTGTGTGGATACAAATGAATGTGGGCTGGGGTTGGGGTTTCGGAATCCCGGCAGTTGCGATGGCCATTGCAGTTGTGTTTTTCTTCTCAGGCAGTCGGTTGTATCGGATACAGAAACCTGGTGGCAGTCCGCTTACAAGGATAATGCAGGTTATAGTTGCATCGTTTAGGAAATCGAATGTTGTAGTTCCTGCTGATAAGTCTCTTCTTTATGAGACCGCAGATGAGGAATGCAATATCCAAGGAAGCCGCAAACTTGAGTCCACGAGCAAATTCAA GTTCTTTGACAAGGCTGCTGTGGAGACTCAGACTGATCGAGTCAAGGGTTCGGCAGACCCATGGAGACTCTGCACGGTGACTCAAGTTGAAGAGCTCAAGGCCATAATCAGATTGCTACCAGTATGGGCATCTGGAATTGTTTTTGCAACTGTGTACAGTCAAATGAGCACGATGTTTGTTTTGCAAGGCAACACAATGGACCAACACATGGGACCCAACTTCAAGATTCCATCAGCGTCCCTCTCCCTCTTTGACACTCTCAGTGTAATCTTCTGGGCTCCTGTATATGACATAGTTATTGTCCCATTCGCAAGAAAATTCACAGGCCATGAACGGGGTTTCACCCAACTTCAACGGATGGGCATTGGACTTCTCATCTCCATATTCTCCATGGTTGCTGCCGGGATTTTGGAGGTTGTTCGTCTCAACATAGTAAAGAGGAACAACTACTATGATCTTGAGACAATTCCAATGACGATTTTCTGGCAAGTACCACAGTATTTTATTGTTGGATGTGCTGAAGTTTTTACTTTCATTGGACAGTTGGAATTCTTCTATGACCAGGCACCTGATGCTATGAGAAGCTTGTGCTCGGCTCTATCACTTACAACTGTGGCAGTAGGCAACTACTTAAGTACGCTGCTGGTTACCATTGTCACCAAAGTGACCACAAGGAATGGAAAGCTTGGCTGGATTCCAGATAATTTGAATCGGGGCCATCTTGATTATTTCTACTGGCTCCTCGCTATCCTCAGCGTGTTGAATTTCCTTGTGTACCTATGGATTGCAAAGTGGTTTACCTACAAGAAGGCTACTGGACGTGCAAATTGA